In a genomic window of Myxococcales bacterium:
- a CDS encoding serine/threonine protein kinase, translating to MRPTTSTSTSTSTSTSTSTSTSTSTSTSTSTSTSTSTDHGAQVRALFDEVADLDAGARAAWLAERGVDAAVVAEVEALVVADRSTADVPVLSPGWLERLGATLTSRVGERVGEYTLTAQLGAGGMGDVYLAERADGAFEQRVAIKLVRTELSSAAVLARFAEERQILARLRHPHIAALFGGGVTAAGLPYLVMEYVEGVPLDQHAAARGLSVGARLALFEDVCAAVAHAHAQLTVHRDLKPDNILVTDDGAVKLLDFGIAGALGADGGDRFALAMTPAYAAPEVVAGAHGTTAADVYALGVVLHELVTGRRPTPGAAPDDPVALAATLSPDLAAICRAALAATPDARYRSVEALAADLRNLREHRPVAARAGSWPYAAGKLARRHLAATAVAGLAVVVVAALVVVYTARLADERDRARAESRRARATARALAAMFTAVDPGERAGEPLSVRDLLTRGKQRVDVELADLPDERARLYRVLGEVHTNLGDYAAAEAVLRDALALDRAAGDQPAAAETLAQLGNALRERSELDEAEAVTREAVALREALSGAHALPTAAAVLDLATVALDQGRFLEARALAERALADQRRLGAAPLVVATTLDVLGEIDSALDDHVTAEARAREVLALTIAAVGEVHPRTAAARLAVGYTLRKQGRLDEAEPYYRDALALRERLYDGDHPDVAHSLNHMARLLHQQGKPAEAEPLYRRALEMRRRLYGTSHAAISASLGGLSKALADLGRLDEAIALARESLAILEKLYGDSHPYVAGGLGSLAELLRRAGRRDEALPLARRALDLSRRLLAPAHPVVVGDHLLLGQLLCDDGTAAERRAGAAELTQALDLRRAALAADDPKVREVADELDRCR from the coding sequence GTGAGACCGACGACCTCGACCTCGACCTCGACCTCGACCTCGACCTCGACCTCGACCTCGACCTCGACCTCGACCTCGACCTCGACCTCGACCTCGACCTCGACCTCGACCGACCACGGCGCCCAGGTGCGCGCCCTGTTCGACGAGGTCGCCGATCTCGACGCCGGGGCCCGCGCCGCCTGGCTGGCCGAGCGCGGCGTCGACGCCGCGGTGGTCGCCGAGGTCGAGGCCCTGGTCGTCGCCGATCGGTCGACCGCGGACGTGCCGGTGCTGTCGCCGGGCTGGCTCGAGCGCCTGGGCGCGACGCTCACCAGCCGCGTCGGCGAGCGCGTCGGCGAGTACACGCTGACCGCGCAGCTCGGCGCCGGCGGCATGGGCGACGTCTACCTGGCCGAGCGCGCCGACGGGGCGTTCGAGCAGCGGGTCGCGATCAAGCTGGTCCGGACCGAGCTGTCGTCGGCGGCGGTGCTGGCCCGGTTCGCCGAGGAGCGGCAGATCCTCGCGCGGCTGCGGCACCCGCACATCGCGGCGCTGTTCGGCGGCGGCGTGACCGCGGCCGGCCTGCCGTACCTGGTGATGGAGTACGTCGAGGGCGTCCCGCTCGATCAGCACGCGGCCGCGCGCGGCCTGTCGGTCGGCGCGCGCCTGGCGCTGTTCGAGGACGTCTGCGCCGCGGTCGCCCACGCCCACGCCCAGCTCACCGTCCACCGCGATCTCAAGCCCGACAACATCCTGGTGACCGACGACGGCGCCGTCAAGCTGCTCGACTTCGGCATCGCCGGGGCCCTCGGCGCCGACGGTGGCGATCGGTTCGCGCTCGCGATGACCCCGGCCTACGCGGCGCCCGAGGTCGTGGCCGGCGCCCACGGCACCACCGCGGCCGACGTCTACGCGCTCGGCGTCGTGCTGCACGAGCTCGTGACCGGCCGGCGCCCGACCCCGGGCGCCGCGCCCGACGACCCGGTCGCGCTGGCCGCCACGCTGTCGCCGGATCTGGCGGCGATCTGTCGGGCGGCGCTGGCCGCGACGCCCGACGCGCGCTACCGGTCGGTCGAGGCCCTGGCGGCGGATCTGCGCAACCTGCGCGAGCACCGGCCGGTGGCCGCGCGCGCGGGCTCCTGGCCGTACGCCGCCGGCAAGCTCGCCCGCCGACACCTGGCCGCGACCGCCGTGGCCGGGCTCGCGGTCGTGGTCGTGGCCGCGCTGGTGGTGGTCTACACCGCCCGGCTGGCCGACGAGCGCGACCGCGCCCGCGCCGAGAGCCGGCGCGCCCGGGCGACCGCGCGCGCGCTGGCCGCGATGTTCACCGCGGTCGATCCGGGCGAGCGCGCCGGCGAGCCGCTGTCCGTGCGCGATCTGTTGACCCGCGGCAAGCAGCGGGTCGACGTCGAGCTGGCCGACCTCCCCGACGAGCGCGCCCGCCTGTACCGCGTGCTCGGCGAGGTCCACACCAACCTCGGCGACTACGCCGCCGCCGAGGCGGTCCTCCGCGACGCGCTCGCGCTCGATCGCGCCGCCGGCGACCAGCCCGCGGCCGCCGAGACCCTCGCGCAGCTCGGCAACGCCCTGCGCGAGCGGTCCGAGCTGGACGAGGCCGAGGCGGTCACGCGCGAGGCGGTGGCGCTGCGCGAGGCGTTGTCCGGCGCGCACGCCCTCCCGACCGCCGCCGCGGTGCTCGATCTCGCCACGGTCGCGCTCGATCAGGGGCGGTTCCTCGAGGCGCGGGCGCTGGCCGAGCGGGCGCTGGCCGATCAGCGTCGGCTGGGCGCCGCGCCGCTGGTGGTGGCCACCACCCTCGACGTGCTCGGCGAGATCGACAGCGCGCTGGACGACCACGTCACGGCCGAGGCGCGGGCCCGCGAGGTCCTCGCGCTGACGATCGCCGCGGTCGGCGAGGTCCACCCGCGCACCGCCGCGGCCCGGCTCGCGGTCGGGTACACGCTGCGCAAGCAGGGCCGGCTCGACGAGGCCGAGCCGTACTACCGCGACGCGCTGGCGCTGCGCGAGCGGCTCTACGACGGCGATCACCCCGACGTCGCCCACAGCCTCAACCACATGGCGCGGCTGCTGCATCAGCAAGGCAAGCCGGCCGAGGCCGAGCCGCTGTACCGACGCGCCCTCGAGATGCGTCGGCGCCTGTACGGCACCAGCCACGCCGCGATCAGCGCCAGCCTCGGCGGGCTGTCCAAGGCCCTGGCCGATCTCGGGCGCCTCGACGAGGCCATCGCGCTCGCGCGCGAGTCGCTGGCGATCCTCGAGAAGCTGTACGGTGACAGCCACCCGTACGTGGCCGGGGGCCTCGGCAGCCTGGCCGAGCTGCTGCGCCGGGCCGGGCGCCGCGACGAGGCGCTGCCGCTGGCGCGCCGCGCCCTCGACCTGTCGCGGCGGCTGCTCGCGCCCGCGCACCCGGTGGTCGTCGGCGATCACCTGCTGCTGGGCCAGCTCCTGTGCGACGACGGCACCGCGGCCGAGCGCCGCGCCGGGGCGGCCGAGCTGACCCAGGCCCTGGACCTGCGCCGGGCCGCGCTCGCCGCCGACGATCCGAAGGTCCGCGAGGTCGCCGACGAGCTGGATCGCTGCCGGTGA
- a CDS encoding RNA polymerase subunit sigma, with protein sequence MADDVGVTELLGELAGGDARAYDRVFTLVYVQLRAIARAQLARERPDHTISPTALVHEAYVKLVDQTRAVFASRAHFLSVGALAMRRILVNHAVARAAAKRGGGERLVTFEDDHAGAAASPAELLAVDRLLTELAVDHDRPARVVVYKLFGGLTDEEAAEVLAVSVPTVRRDWRFARAWLTQRLEPA encoded by the coding sequence ATGGCGGATGACGTCGGCGTCACCGAGCTCCTCGGCGAGCTCGCCGGCGGTGACGCCCGGGCCTACGACCGGGTGTTCACCCTGGTCTACGTCCAGCTGCGCGCGATCGCCCGGGCCCAGCTCGCGCGCGAGCGCCCGGACCACACGATCAGCCCGACCGCGCTGGTCCACGAGGCCTACGTCAAGCTGGTCGACCAGACCCGGGCGGTCTTCGCCAGCCGCGCGCACTTCCTGTCGGTCGGTGCGCTGGCGATGCGCCGGATCCTGGTCAACCACGCGGTCGCGCGGGCCGCGGCCAAGCGCGGGGGCGGCGAGCGCCTGGTCACGTTCGAGGACGATCACGCCGGCGCCGCGGCGTCCCCGGCCGAGCTGCTCGCGGTCGACCGCCTGCTCACCGAGCTGGCCGTGGACCACGACCGCCCGGCGCGGGTGGTGGTCTACAAGCTGTTCGGGGGCCTCACCGACGAGGAGGCCGCCGAGGTGCTCGCGGTGTCGGTGCCGACCGTGCGACGCGACTGGCGGTTCGCGCGGGCGTGGCTGACCCAGCGCCTGGAGCCGGCGTGA